In Candidatus Zixiibacteriota bacterium, the genomic stretch GAACCTATCGGCGGATGAAGTCAGTGAGAAACTCAAGAACGGTATTCCCTATGTCCTTCGCCAGAAGACGCCGCCGGATGGTGTTACCACATTTGATGATATGGTCTTTGGTGCCATTTCCAGAGCGAATGCAGATCTCTCGGATATCGTCCTGATCAAGTCAGATGGTTATCCCACCTACAATTTTGCCCACGTGGTGGACGATCACCTGATGGGCGTGACGCATGTTGTCCGCGGATCGGAATACCTCTCCTCAACTCCGCAATATGTCATTCTATACGATTCGTTCGGCTGGGAACGTCCCCAGTATGTACACCTGCCGTTGATCATGGGCAAAGGCGAGGACGGTACGGTGTCCAAGCTCTCGAAACGGCATGGTGCCGTGAGCTTTCATGATCTGGTTCAGGACGGATTCCTGCCGGAGAGCATCGTCAATTACATCGCCTTGCTGGGATGGAGCCCGAAAGATACCAGCGAGGAGTTCTTTACCCTCGAGGAGCTGGTCCAGAGATTTCGCGTCTCGGGAATCAGCAAGTCGGCGGCCATATTCGATTACGAGAAGCTGCTTTGGTTCAATGGCGTGTACATCCGCAAATTGACGCCCGAACGGTTTCGTGAACTCGCGCTTCCGTATGTCAGGAAGGTTGTCCGTCGAGATATTGGAATTGAGAAGCTGATGCCATTGATTCAGCCGCGCATTGAGAAATTCTCTCAGATTGGGCAACAAGTCGCCTTTCTGGAGACTCTCCCTGTTTTCGACCGCGAGTTCTTCGTAGAAAAGGCGCAGAAAGCGACTATTGAAAGCACCGTGCGCGTATTGCCGGCCGCCATCGCCACGCTCCAGAAAGTCAAGGCATGGAACAACGACACCCTATGGAGCGAACTCAAAACGCTCAGCGTGTCCCTTGGTTTGAATACAGGAGCAGTTATGTGGGCGATCAGGATTGCCATCTCCGGCACGCGCACCACTCCGGGCGGAGCAACAGCGATCCTCGAGATTCTCGGCAAAGCAGAATCATTGCGCCGGCTGCAATTCAGTCTGAACAACGTGAACGCCGGCATGGGATGAGCGTTCGCGCCATTCGACCATGCCCTGCGAAGTCATCGTAGGTCAGGATCCCTGCCTGCGGTGAGCCCTGCCGAACCGCGCTCCTGACCTGTCCTATTCATACATCGCCGATGAGGACCGATCCGACGCCGGGCCCGGATCGGGCGGCTCGTTCCCTTCTCGGTGATCAGGCACTCGACGGGCTGCATCCGGCAATCGCGTCACTGTTCCACTCAATGGAGCGATGGGCGCGGGTGCAGTCGACGCGACTCCGGTAGAAGCCGCCAGGTCAAGCTCGATCCCGCCCCAGAGTCGGGCGCTGAGGTTGTAGGTCAACGCCAGAACGAAGCCGAAGAGAACACCCCCCACCGCGCCGGCAATCCCCCCGAAGATCGGCAGGAGGAATCCCAAAAAACCGATGCCCGCGCCCAGAAGATCGCCCATCCCGGACTGGTCAAAAAGACCGGGATCGATCGGTGCATTCTGGGTCGCCCAGAAGATCAGCCCGATGAGGATCCACTCGATGATCCCAATGACAAAACCACTGATCCCGCCGACCAGGAAGAGCGTCTTCACCAATGAGAAGACGCCGATCCGCTTCACCTCGTATTTCGTCGCCGTCATGTCACCCCCACGCTATGGCCTTTGCCCTCAAGCGATTGCGGTCCTCGAACCGGACCGGTCCCGACCGTGACTTAACAATAGCGGAACCATGCTCCCCTTGGGTACGTAAAAAACCTCGTCAATCAGGTGGAGGAAAATGAAAAACCAACACGAGGGCTCTTCGGAAGCAAGGGAGGCAGTGATGCAATCCGGGCAACATGGCTGGCGACGCGGCTGGCCCATCCTTTTGGCGGCATTGGCCATCGTCGCCCTGGTGATGGCATACGCGACCGTGTCCGGCCACGCGCAGGCCGCAGACACCAAGTGGAAGAATGAACGCGGCTGGCTGGGTGTCTACATCCAGACGATGGACCAGGATCTGGCGGAATCGGAGGGAGTGAAGGACGTCGAAGGCGTCTTTGTCTCCGGCGTGATTGAGGACTCTCCGGCCGACAAGGCCGGGATCAAGAAGGGCGATGTGATCATCCGTTTCGACGGCAAGGACACGCCGACCACGTCCCGTTTGACCCGTCTGATCGAGTGGTCCGACCCCGGCGAGACCAAGGAGATTGTCGTTCTGCGCGGGGGCAAGGAGATGCCGCTGAAGGTCGAAATCACCGCCAACAAGGATCGCGAACGAGAGTTTGAATGGATCACGGAGCCGCCCGATGTCGACATGGAAGTTCCGGAACCGCCGGCGGCACCGCGGGCGTTTACCTTCTCGCTGGGGCAACTGTCCACTTCGCGCATCGGTGTGGCGCTCTATGACCTCTCCGATCAATTGGCCGAGCACTTCGGCGCCAAGGATGGCGGCGCGCTCATCAATGAGGTCGAAAAGGACGGCCCCGCCGACAAGGCCGGA encodes the following:
- the gltX gene encoding glutamate--tRNA ligase, translated to MNKTQVVTRFAPSPSGYMHIGNLRTALYSYLLAKSHGGVFILRIEDTDRTRLVENAVQLIYETLELAGLKYDEGPGIGGPNGPYVQSERREIYIEYAQKLIASGHAYYCFCNSQEGEEAGEAAGSYGYSRRCRNLSADEVSEKLKNGIPYVLRQKTPPDGVTTFDDMVFGAISRANADLSDIVLIKSDGYPTYNFAHVVDDHLMGVTHVVRGSEYLSSTPQYVILYDSFGWERPQYVHLPLIMGKGEDGTVSKLSKRHGAVSFHDLVQDGFLPESIVNYIALLGWSPKDTSEEFFTLEELVQRFRVSGISKSAAIFDYEKLLWFNGVYIRKLTPERFRELALPYVRKVVRRDIGIEKLMPLIQPRIEKFSQIGQQVAFLETLPVFDREFFVEKAQKATIESTVRVLPAAIATLQKVKAWNNDTLWSELKTLSVSLGLNTGAVMWAIRIAISGTRTTPGGATAILEILGKAESLRRLQFSLNNVNAGMG
- a CDS encoding PDZ domain-containing protein produces the protein MQSGQHGWRRGWPILLAALAIVALVMAYATVSGHAQAADTKWKNERGWLGVYIQTMDQDLAESEGVKDVEGVFVSGVIEDSPADKAGIKKGDVIIRFDGKDTPTTSRLTRLIEWSDPGETKEIVVLRGGKEMPLKVEITANKDREREFEWITEPPDVDMEVPEPPAAPRAFTFSLGQLSTSRIGVALYDLSDQLAEHFGAKDGGALINEVEKDGPADKAGLQAGDVIVEIDHKPVRNTNEVRKAIQKKDDGDIATVMVIRSPSEQKTVDVKVESSDTWSGSGMPRRFHVMPDNATMKLRDAIRAQRSARDEMMQDWRQDFQDQMEELRDQLQALRQELKNLKK